The genome window GCAGCTTGGTCAACTCGCGGGCGATGATGGCCTGGCGATCGCCGAACGCATCGAAGAGTTCCGTGAGCGTTTTTTCCAGGCGGTTGGGCGACTCGAACAGCACCACCGCGCCCTGCAACTGCGCCAGCGATTCGATCGTTGCCTTGCGGCGCTTTTTGCGCGGCAGGAATCCGGCGAACGAAAAGCGGTCGATGGGCAGACCGGAAACCGTGAGCGCCGCCATCACCGACGACGGTCCAGGGATGGAGACCACGGGGATGTCCGCCTCCAGCGCCTGCTGCACGAGGTAGTATAAAGGATCGGAAATGCCCGGCGTGCCGGCATCGGACACCAACGCCACCGCGTCGCCGCCCTTTAGCGTCTTGATGAACTGCGGCGCTTTTTTGATCTGGTTGTAGCTGTTGAAACTGGAGAGCGGCGTGGCGACCTGGTAATGATCGAGCAGAATGCGCGAGCGGCGGGTGTCCTCGGCGGCAACGAGTTTCACCGCGCGCAGGGTCTCAACGGCGCGGTACGTCACGTCGCCCAGGTTGCCGATCGGCGTGCTGACAATATACAATGTCCCGTCTTCATGGCTGGCCATATCCCCGCATTGTACGGCCTCCCTCGCATTCACTCAATAACTATTTGGATTCAAAAGGGTTAAGAGCGGACCGTGAAAGAGCAGGGAAGGCCTGCGGGAAGTCTGCAAGCCGGGACGTCTCCACCCAGCGGGGGCGGAGGCCCCACACGGAACGGATCGGGAAGGAGGGGGGGAGTGCTTCAGTTTTTGTGGTCGGTGCCGGTTTTTTCTCCGGACTCATCCTTCACCAGGGGGACGATCTTTTTTTCGCTGGCTCCCATCTTGCAATTGCCGTCGAAGGTGGCGCCGACTTCGATGAACACCGAAGGCGTGTCGATGTTGCCGACCATTTCGCTGTTGGCGTGGATCTCGACGCGCTGCGTGGCTTTGATGGTGCCGTAGATTTTGCCTTTGCAGATGACGGTGCCCGCCGAGATGTCCGCTTTCACGATGCCCTTTTCGCCGACGATCAACGTGTCCTGCGTCTGCACTTCGCCCTCCAGCTGACCGTCCATGCGCACCGTGCCGGTGAAGCTGAGCGTGCCTTTGAAATGCGTTTCCTCGCCCATGTAGGCTTTGATGTCCTTACTGGTTTCCACTGGCTTTGCCATGCCACCTCCCGAGCTCTCTGTTTTTGGATCGAAAATACCCATAATCGTTTTTCTTTCAGTTATTTGATTATCATATCATGAATGCGTTGTAAATCGTCATTGTCGTAATACTGAATCACCACCTGGCCGCCCTTCTTGCCGGCGTTGACGCTGACCTTGGTACCCAGCGCGCGCTGGAACTGCTTTTCGAGGTCATTAATAAATACGTCCTTTTGGGCACTCTTTTTTGCCGGACGGGAGGCTGCAGGCTGGCTTTGGCGTTGCGCCATCTGTTCGAGCTGCCGCACGTTCAGACCTTTGCGCACGGCCTGCTGGCGCGCGTCTTCGCGGTCGCGTTCGTTGCCGATGGCGAGCAGGGCGCGGGCGTGGCCCATGCTGAGCCGCCCGGAGGCGAGGTCGTCCTTGATGGCCTTGGACAGCTTGAGCAGGCGCAGGGTGTTGGCGACGGTGGCGCGGTTCTTGCCGACCTGCTGCGCCACTTCGTCCTGCGTCAGGCCGTGATCCTGCACCAGCCGCTGGTAGGCCTCGGCTTCCTCGATCGGGTTCAGGTCCTGGCGGTGGATGTTTTCGATGAGCGCGAGTTGCAGCGACTCGGTGTCGGTGACATCGCGGATGACCACCGGGATATCCTTCTTGCCCGCCTTCTGGCTGGCGCGCCAGCGGCGCTCGCCGCAGATCAATTGATAGCCCTCGCCCTGCCGCTGCACGACGATGGGCTGGATGACGCCGTTCTGTTGGATCGATTCCACCAGCTCGGCCAGTTTTTCATCGTCGAATTCCTTGCGCGGCTGGTGGGTGTTGGGCACGATCTGCTCCAGCGGCAGCACGGTGATGTCGGAGCCGGAAGCCGCCTTGTCAGCCGCTTCGGTTTCTTTCGGGGCGTCGCCGAACAGGGCGTCGATGCCTTTGCCCAGGGCTTTGCGCGTCATGGCGTCACCTCGCTCAAATTAGAAGATGGGTTTCCCAGGTTGCGGCGGCCGCGCAGAATGATTTCCTTTGCCAGCTCGACGTAGGCGTCGGCGCCTTTCGACCGGCTGTCGTAGAGGATGACCGGCTGGCCGTGGCTGGGCGCTTCGCTCAGGCGCACGTTGCGCGGGATGACCGTGGTCAGCAGGAAATCCTTGAAATACTTTTTGACCTGGTCCTGCACCTGCCGGGTGAGGCTGGTGCGGGCGTCGTACATGGTGAGCAAAATGCCCTCGATACGCAGTTGCGGGTTCAGCGACTGCTTGACGCGTTTCAAGGTTTGCATCAGGTGGCTCAATCCCTGCAGGGCATAATACTCACATTGCATGGGCACCAGCACCGAGTGCGACCCGGTCAGGGCGTTCAACGTCAACAGGCCGAGCGACGGCGGACAGTCGATGACCATATAATCGAACCGCTCCAGCGCCGGTTGAATCGCCTGCTTGAGACGGGTTTCGCGCTGCTCGACGCTCACCAGCTCCACTTCCGCCCCGGCCAGATCGACCGTCGCCGGAATGATTTTCAGGGTATCGATTTCGGTGGCGTGCACCACCTCGTCCAACGTGGCCGAACCCATGATGAGGTCGTAAACGCCCGCGCCGCCGTTGGGGGTGACGCCGAGACCGCTGGTGGCGTTGCTTTGCGGGTCGATGTCCACCAGCAGCACCTTTTTCCCGGCCAGAGCGATGCAGGCGGCCAAATTCACCGCCGTGGTGGTTTTGCCCACCCCACCCTTCTGATTGGCCACGCTGATGATCGACGCCATGAATGGAAATGCCTCTAAGGATTGGACCTGCTTCAATTTAGCACGGTTTGAAAAAACCCGGCAACTCAAAAACCCCACCGCTACGGCTTAGGACGGGTTTTCAAAGGCTTCCGGGCCTCGCCCGGAGGAAAAGCAGGCAATCTATCCCTCCCCCAGAATAGCTCCATTCTGCGTGTGGCGCAGCCCCTGTTTCACGTGGAACGCCGGGCCTCGCCCGGAGGAAAAGTAGGCAATCTATCCCTCCCCCCCTGAATAGCTCCATTCTGCGTGTGGCACAGCCACTGTTCCACGTGGAACGCCGGGCCTCGCCCGGAGGAAAAGTAGGCAATCTATCCCTCCCCCCTGAATAGCTCCATTCTGCGTGTGGCGCAGCCACTGTTCCATGTGGAACAGGGGGCTGAGCCCCCATTCAAATTTATGCGCTTTAAATCTCCTGTGGGTTCGCCACCATTTTCTCCGGGCGAGGCCCAGCGTTTTTGGAGAAAATGGCCGGTTGGAGCGGTTGTTCCGGGTTCAGATGCGGCGGAAGGCCAAAAGCCGCGATTCCTTGCCGTCGTAGCCATAGATGGGATACGTCTCTGCTAGTTCGAAGGGCTGGTCCTCGGAAACCCCCGCCTGCTCTTCGTCCAGTCCCTTTTTGACCACCCCCTGCCCTCCGGGTTTCAGGAAGGGAGCCGCGAGGTCCAGGCACTGGGAAGTCGAACCCACGGCGCGGAAGGTGACGCGATCGAACCGCCCGGCCAGAGCCGGGTCTTCGGCGGCGTCTTCGGCACGTTGATTGAGCACTCGGAAATTATGGAAACCCAGCTCCGCCCCGGCCGCGTGCAGAAACCCGGTTTTTTTACGCAAACTTTCCAGCAGCGTCAGATCCAGGGTGGGATGAATGATTTTAAGCGGAATCGCCGGAAAGCCGCCGCCGGACCCGATATCCAGGGTTTTATGGCCGGACTGCACGAACCGGGCGTATTGCAGGGAATCGAACACATGCTGGCGGAAGAAGTTGCCGGCATCGCGTTCGGAGGTCAGTTGAATCTTCGGGTTCCATTTCTGCCACAGGCTGAGGAAACGCAGGAAGGGATCGATGCAGGCTGCGGGGTCGGGCTCATTTCCGGCAAAATCCAGATTGGGATGGCGCAGGATGTCTTCGATCAGCGATTCCAAAGGCGAGCCTTATTTACGAAAGAGAATCTGACGTTTCCACATAATGCGGAACCCTTCGTGCCCGCCGCAGGGGTGGCCGCAGCCTGGATAGGAGGCGGTCAGGGACTGAGAACTTTTTTGAACTCGGCCGTCATCACCGGCAGGATATCCAGCACGTTGCCAACGATGCCGTAATCGGCGACGTCGAAGATGGGCGCGTTCGGGTCTTTGTTGATGGCAACGATGCAGCGCGACGACGACATGCCCGCCAGATGCTGCACCGCACCGGAGATGCCGCAGGCGATGTAGAGATCGGGCGAAACCGTCCGACCCGTCTGCCCGACCTGATTGGAATACTCGCGCCAGCCGTTGTCCACCACCGGACGGCTCGCGCCGACGGCGGCGCCCAGCACTTCCGCCAGCTCTTCCAGCAGTCGGAAGTTTTCCGGTTTCTGCATGCCCATGCCGCCCGAGACGATGATGCGGGCTTCGCTGATATCGAGTTTGCGTCCGGCCGCCTGCACCACGTCCTTGATCTTGAGACGCAGCCCGTCCTCGGGAATCTCCGCCGTCACCGTTTCCACCGGGGCCGCTTCGGCCGCCGTGGCCTGGCTGGGACGGAACACGTTGGGCCGGAGCGTCAGCAGGCAGGGCCGGTGTTCTCCAAACTGAAAGGTGATGTGTGCCTTGCCCGCGTACACCGGGCGGCGCGCTTTCAGGGTGTCGCCCTCTACATCGAGCGCGATGCAGTCGGTGGCCAGCCCCACCCCCAGTTTCGCCGCCAGCGCCGGAGCCAGTTCCTTGCCGTGGTTGGTGGCGCCCATCAGGACGACGGCGGGTTGCCGCGACTGGATTTGCGCCGCGAAGGCCTCGACCAGACCGAGGCTGTTGTGCGGGTCCAGATGGGGATGCTGGATCAGCAACACCTGTTGCACGCCGCTTCCAGTCACCGCTTCCGGCACCGTGGCGTCCGGGCCACCCGCCAGCACGGCGGTCGCCGTCGCTCCCAGTTGTTCCGCCAGCGTCTTGCCGGCATGGAGCGCTTCCAGCCCGACCGGCTTCACCTGCCCGGCCAGCGTTTCCACCCAAACCCAAATCTGTTTGCCGTCGTTCATGCTCTCAATTCCTGTTTCGCGGGATGCTCGTCGCCCCGCATGGCGCCACCCGGAGCGCTCCCATATTAAACCGGAAGCGCCCCGGCGGGCAATATTTTATCAAGGCCCGTTTAGGCTTTTTTATATGAGCCGGGAAACTCCCCGTCCCCGCCCAAAAATAAAAACCCCGGGAACAAACGTTTCCGGGGTTTTTTGAAACAACTGAAACTGTTTACTTCTTCAGCGTCGCCTGCAGGCTGATGGCCGGGCCTGCCAGCGCCTTGGACACCGGGCAACCGACTTTTGCGGCTTCCGCGATTTCCTGAAATTTGGCTTCATCAATATCGGGGATGGTGGCTTCCATCACGAGATCGATTTTGGTGATGCCAAATCCACCCTCGACGGCTTCCAGGTGTACGGTAGCCGTGGTATGCACCGAGTCCGGGGTGAATCCGGATTTGCCCAGCGTCGCGGAAAAGGCCATGGAATAGCATCCCGCATGGGCCGCGGCAATCAGTTCCTCAGGATTGGTGCCATCCCCTTCTTCAAACCGGGAGGGAAACGAGTAGGGGCCTTCGTACGCGCCACTGCCCAGTTTCATGGATCCTTTGCCTTCCTTCAGACTTCCGTTCCAACGTGCCGATGATTTTCGTGCAGCCATGGTTCTCCCTTCCTTCTTATAATTAATTGAATTGAGGTCGGTAAAATAGGTAATTGTTGTAACAAAGATGGGGCAACCTGTCCAAGGTTATATTTTTAGAGGAAGGAGCGGGCAAAAAGATTTTTTTTCGGCTCAGATTTTTACCCTAATGCAGGATTTGGCCGTGTTTTTGACGCTCAAGCAATTTGAAACACTTCCTTTACCTTCAACAAAAATTCCTGTTTGGAATAGGGCTTGGCGAGAATGCCGTCACACCCCGCCTGGCGGATCTGTTCCCTATCCACGTCCGTGCACAGACCGGTGAGGGCGACGATGCGGGCCGGGCAGCGTTTCTGCTCGATTTCCCAAAGCCGAATGGAGCGGGTGGCCTGCAATCCATCCATGCGCGGCATGCGCATATCCATGAAAATGAAGGGGAAGGGGTTGCGCCGAAACTTTTCCACCACTTCGATGCCGTCGCTGGCAAACTCAATCATGCAGGGAAAGGCCCCCATGTAGTACTTAATGAGAAGCCGTTGCTCCGGCGAATCCTCGGCGAACAACACCCGGAGCGTTTGCAAACCCCGGGGCAGGCGCAGGTCGCTTGCCAGCCGCGTCATGGACGGGGTATCGCCCGGGGTTTTATTGAGGATGTCGCAACTGAACCGGCCTGCCGGGGAAGACCGGACCCATCGGCCCGGTGTGATATCGGATTTCACGCCCAAAGTCTCCGGTGCGGCATCCTTGAATGCAGACAGGACCATCTCTTTGGGCCCGCAAATGATGTTAGAAATCATAAACCTCAATGGGCCCTTCCGGCCGCCGGTTCCCCATCACTTTTCAAATTTCCGGAAAATCCACACGTGATGAAGCCGGGTCCGAATTGTATAACGCCCCGTTCTTCGTTTTAAAAAACAAGTCCAGTGGAATCGTTTCCTGCTGGAGAAATCCTTTGTGCGGCACCTCCCCCTGGGAGACCAGTTCGACCGTGGCGCAGACCGATGCCGCCGTGGTCCAGGAAATGGCCCGCCACACATGGCCCGCGACCTCTTTCGGATAATAACTGCGAACAAACTCCACGCGTCCCAGCTTTTTTTTACGCCAGCCTTCCACGGCCGCATACACGAACACCACGTCGTCGTTGACCGGCGGTTTGGCATTCACCAGAATCTCGCCTGCCATCTTGCGGTCATGACGCAGATACAATTCGTTGAAGAAAAACCGCATCAACTTATTGTGCCCGGGGTAACGGATGGTTTTGTAGTTGAGTTTTTCGACCCGGCCTTCGTAAGTCTCGCACATGGTGCCCAGACCGCCGGACGTGGAGAATGCCTCCAGTTGAACACCGTCGATGACAACGGTCTCCAGATTTTCCATCGCCGGAACGTTGGCGCGGACCCCATCCTGAATGACTTCGCAATCGTTGAGGTATTCGTTGACCACCCCCTCCGGCGACCAGTTGAAGGCATAGCCCAAAAGGCCGCTCGGGTTCTGCGGCAACGCCCCCACACGCAATTCGATGCCGCGCAGCCGGGTGAAGGTTTTCGCCAGTTCCGCGCCGACAATGCTGATATAGCCCGGCGCCAGCCCGCATTGCGGCGCCAGCACGCCTTTGCCCTTTTGCGCTATTTTCCGAATGGCCGCGGTCGTCTCCACATCCTCGGTCAGATCGAAATAGTGAATGCCCAACGCATGCGCCGTCGCCGCCACCTCGATGTTCAAATGGTAAGGCAGGCAGGAAATCACCGCATCCTGGCCCTTGAGCAATTTCGACAGGGACTGCTTGCGCGTGGCGTCTGCCTGATGCACCGCAAACGGCAAATCGCCCCGGCCGCCGCTGTCCACGCCGGTAACACGGAACCCGGACTCATGAAGCAGCAATCCCACCAGCTTGCCCACTTTGCCCAGGCCGATCACCAGAATCGATTCGATCTTGCTCGCCACATCCCCTCCCAGAGTCCTGCTGATTTTCCGCTGAATGCCTGTCTAATTGTATGATTTTTCACATTTTTATGTCTGATAATTCAACATAAATCGATACATTTTTCAGGTAAACCCAGCGGCATGCTTATCGGCAAGTCCTAATAAAATCTTTAGGCCTGAACACCCTTTTTTCAGGAATTTCTGAAAATTCGGGCTTTCGGTTGGGTATGAATCTTGAGCTGCATGCAAAAAAAGGGGAGGCTGAGGCCTCCCCCTTTGCTACGCTATTTACAGACGCGTTTCTTACAGCCAAACCCTGCGCCGCCAACACAATCCCCGTCCGTCCCGGCAACCCTGCTTGACAGAAATGCCGCCGGGTTACACCACCTTAATCTCGTCGCGCAGGATCTGGATCAGTTGGGCGCTGATCTCTTCCGCGCTGCCTTCCAGCATGACGCCTTTTTTGCGGGCTGGCGGTTTGGCCAGATCCACCTGGGTGATGCGGTTGGCGGTCGCGCCCTGACTGGCCGCATCGAATCCGATCGCCGCTGCATCGAGCACGGCAATTTCTTTTTTCTTGGCGGCCATGATGCCTTTGAGCGACGGCAGCCGGGGTTCGTTGAGTCCTTTCTGACAGGTCAGTACCGCGGGCAGAGGCGTTTCGATGAGTTCCGATCCGCCTTCGATCTGCCGCGTCACCTCGGCACTTTTCCCATCGCCGCCGACGTTCAATTTAGTGATCACCGAGATGAACGGCAGTCCCAGCAACACCGCCAGCGCCGGACCCACCTGCGCCATGTCGTCGTCCACCGCCTGGCGGCCGCACAGAATGAGATCGTAATCGAGCGTGCGGATGCCCGCCGCCAGCACCTGGGCCACGCCTAAAGAGTCGAGTCCCTCGAACGCCGGGTCGAGCAGATGCACCGCCTTGTCCGCGCCCATGGCCAAGCCCTTGCGCAGGGTGTCCTTGAATTTTTCCGGACCCATGCTGATCAACGTGACCGTGCTTTCGCCGTCGGCTTCTTTCATGCGTACGGCTTCTTCCACGGCGAACTCGTCATAAGGATTGAGCACGCGCGGCAGGCCTTCGATCTGCACCGCGCCGTCCTTGATCTCAATGGCGGCGCCGGTGTCGATGACCTGTTTGACGCAAACGAGGATATTCAAAGCCATCTCCGTCCTTTTAAAAAGTTTCGAACCAGATTTGTTGGTAATTATCGCAAAGTTGCCTGAAAATGATACCAGTCAATGTGAATCCGTCAACTCTGGAAAAACCGCCTTTGCAAAAACCGACCGCACCGCAATCCAGTGCCGCTCCACCACCCCGCGCTATCGCGCCGCAGGTCCACCCCGCCGATGAGGTCCGCCTCATTGCGTGGGCGCGCGCATTCATCTATGTCTGGGCTGTCGCCTGGTTTTTGCTGATCAGCGCCGATCCGGACCTGTGGGGTCACATCCACTTCGGCCAGTCCATCGTCGAACAAGGCGCCGTGCACCAAACCAATCCCTACTCCTACACCGCCGAGGGGTACCGCTGGATCAATCACGAATGGTTGATGGAAGTGATTTTTTACGGGATTTACCAGGTGGCGGATTCCACCGGCCTCATCCTCGCCAAACTGTTACTCAGCCTCCACATCATTCATCTGCTTTCGGGGCTCCACTTCGCCCGCACACGCAACGTCACCGTCTATCTCGCCCTGTTCCTGCTGGCGATCCCGGCGATGTCGGCAGGATTCATGACGCGACCGCACCTGGCGACGTTTCTGTTTTTGACATGGATGGTGGTGGCGCTCCACAAATTTTTCGACGGCAACCAACGCGTCCTCCGCTGGCTGCCGCTCCTTTTTCTGGGATGGGTGAACAGCCACGGCGGCGTGGTGGCGGGACTCGGCATCTTCGGCCTCATTGTCTTCATCGAAGTCGTGCGTGGCTGGAACTCCGGCGAGCGCGCGCCGCGCCTGCTGGCCGCAACCTTCGCAGCGTGCTGCCTCGCCGTGCTGGTCAATCCCTACGGTTACAGACTGTGGGTGTTTTTTTACGAATCACTGGGCCAGGAACGCATCATCACCGAATGGCTGCCGGTTCCTTTATGGAGTGCCGATTTCATTCAATACAAAATTCTGGCGGCGCTGTTTGTCCTCAGCTGGTTTCTGCCGACGAAAAAACGCATCTGGGAAATCGTCGTGCTGACGGTCGCCCTTGTTTATGGATTCAAACATCAGCGCCACACGGTGCTGGCGGTGATTCTGCTGTTGCCCTACCTGTCCATGCAGTACGGCCACACCCTCGCCAAACTCGATGTGCGCACTCACTATATGAGGCTGTCCCATCATTTCCACTGGGCGGCGCAGGCGGTGATGCTGACCTTCATGATTTTTTTTCTGATCAACCGCGGACAACAATTTGCCGACAACCATTACAAAATCTGGGTCGAGGCCAGCATCTACCCGACGTATGCCGCCGATTTCATGCAAGCGAACGGTCTCGACGGCAATGTCGCCGTGCCCTTCGACTGGGGCGAGTACTGGCTCTGGAAGTTTCCGGACTCGAAGATATCGATCGACGGACGCTTCCGCACCGCCTACCCGCAACGCATCATCGATCTCAACCGCGCCTTCGCCGAAGGCCGGCCCGAAGGCCGCAAGCTGCTCACCGAGTTCCCCACAGATCTGGTGCTGACGGCACGCCACGAGGCCGCGCACCGCACCATGGAACACCAGCCCGGCTGGGTGAAGATCTATCAGGGCCCGATCTCGAAACTGTTCGTGCGCACCAGCGAACCGCCGCACCCGGCATGGCAACGATTTCTCGCCGGAGACCTGATTGATCCCGGCCGCACGCCTCCTTATGCGTTTCCGGGGTGATGCCGTTTTGAAAAGGTGTTAGATTGAAAGAGAGTTAATGAAGATACCAAATGGTTTTTCCTTTTAAGGAGAGCGTTGCATAACCGAATTGAAGAACCAAAACATAGATTCTTCGCTGACGCTCAGAATGACACCTCCGGGCCCAGCGTGTCATTCTGAGGAGCTGAAGGCGACGAAGAATCTATGGTTCACTCTTTTAAATTATGCACAACTCCTCTTAACCAGGGAACGCTTACAGAGTGAGGAGCTGGAAAACCATCAAAAATGTTCCCTCCCCTTACGGGGGTCACTCACGGAGTGATGGACGCGGCGGGCTTGCTTTTTACCCTTTGTGCCCAATTGGAAGGATAATTTTATGAACACCGTCACACTGACTATATTCGGCGTGCTGATTGTCGCGCTGGTGGTGCTGGTGTCGCAGAACACGCTGGGACCGATCGTCGCCCTGGGCATCGCGTTTCTGGTGCCGCCCGCATTGGGCGTCCTCACCGGCTACATGGTCGGCGCCGGCACCACGCTGCAACGAAAACGCAGTCCCGTTTTCTTCTGGACCTATTTCACGCTGTACACCGTGCTGGGCGCGGTCATCCTGTTCATCGGCCTCAGCGCCACCCCCGTGCCGCCAACCAACACGCCTTGACCTTCAGCGAATACGCTCCTCGATTTTCTTGAGCGCGGCTTTGATGTGATCGGCCAAAGCCTGGCTGGAGATGCGCATCACCTCGGCCGCCTTTTTCTTTTTGAGTCCACCGTAAAACACCAGGCACACCGCGGTCAGTTGCTTGTCCGTCAATGCCGCGTCATTGAGATCAACCTGCGCCGATTTCAAATGCGCGAAGTCCGGCCGCGGCTGGTAGCCGCCCGCAGGCGCCTCCCACAACCCGGTGTTGACCATCGCTTCCAAAACTTCCGGCGAGGTCAAGCGCAGGTGATTATCGATGTCATCCATCGCCTCCGCGTCAAACACCGCATGCGTCTCCGCCGCCAGCGCGCTGTCGCCGCAGCCCGGGCCCGTCGCCGCCATGGGATACCGTTTGAGAAAGGACCCGACGCCCCACTCCATCAACTCATAGCGGTAATGCTGCTGACAGAGTTTCAACGGACCCGGAATGCGTGCCGCCGCACCCGCCGTACCCGCACCGCTCAGGTTCACCGTTTCCACCTCGCCCCAACAGGGTTTGGCCGCCCAGCGTTCCACATCGCACCGTTTCGCTTTTCGTCCCCTGTCTTTCATAGAACGCCTCAATGAGATTGCCTGGTTTGCAGGTACTGGTTGAACTGGTTCTCATCGCACTGCACGTAAAACCGGAACCACTCCGGCGGTCGCGGATCGTTGAGGTCGCGCACACACTCGGCGGGCAGCGCATCACCGGCACCGCGCACCGGCACGCCATTCACATACTCGCGCCCGCCCGCACTCTGCACCCGCCAGTACTCGCGGCCCAGCCGGAAATGGAACCACAACTCGTCGAGGCTGGGCGTCGCCGCATACTGCACGTTGCCGCAA of Nitrospina watsonii contains these proteins:
- the rsmI gene encoding 16S rRNA (cytidine(1402)-2'-O)-methyltransferase, yielding MASHEDGTLYIVSTPIGNLGDVTYRAVETLRAVKLVAAEDTRRSRILLDHYQVATPLSSFNSYNQIKKAPQFIKTLKGGDAVALVSDAGTPGISDPLYYLVQQALEADIPVVSIPGPSSVMAALTVSGLPIDRFSFAGFLPRKKRRKATIESLAQLQGAVVLFESPNRLEKTLTELFDAFGDRQAIIARELTKLHEEIVRGSLQQLVDTNKGKKWKGEITLVIAGTGRGGKKASEDAEEDY
- a CDS encoding bactofilin family protein, which codes for MAKPVETSKDIKAYMGEETHFKGTLSFTGTVRMDGQLEGEVQTQDTLIVGEKGIVKADISAGTVICKGKIYGTIKATQRVEIHANSEMVGNIDTPSVFIEVGATFDGNCKMGASEKKIVPLVKDESGEKTGTDHKN
- a CDS encoding ParB/RepB/Spo0J family partition protein, which encodes MTRKALGKGIDALFGDAPKETEAADKAASGSDITVLPLEQIVPNTHQPRKEFDDEKLAELVESIQQNGVIQPIVVQRQGEGYQLICGERRWRASQKAGKKDIPVVIRDVTDTESLQLALIENIHRQDLNPIEEAEAYQRLVQDHGLTQDEVAQQVGKNRATVANTLRLLKLSKAIKDDLASGRLSMGHARALLAIGNERDREDARQQAVRKGLNVRQLEQMAQRQSQPAASRPAKKSAQKDVFINDLEKQFQRALGTKVSVNAGKKGGQVVIQYYDNDDLQRIHDMIIK
- a CDS encoding ParA family protein produces the protein MASIISVANQKGGVGKTTTAVNLAACIALAGKKVLLVDIDPQSNATSGLGVTPNGGAGVYDLIMGSATLDEVVHATEIDTLKIIPATVDLAGAEVELVSVEQRETRLKQAIQPALERFDYMVIDCPPSLGLLTLNALTGSHSVLVPMQCEYYALQGLSHLMQTLKRVKQSLNPQLRIEGILLTMYDARTSLTRQVQDQVKKYFKDFLLTTVIPRNVRLSEAPSHGQPVILYDSRSKGADAYVELAKEIILRGRRNLGNPSSNLSEVTP
- the rsmG gene encoding 16S rRNA (guanine(527)-N(7))-methyltransferase RsmG; protein product: MESLIEDILRHPNLDFAGNEPDPAACIDPFLRFLSLWQKWNPKIQLTSERDAGNFFRQHVFDSLQYARFVQSGHKTLDIGSGGGFPAIPLKIIHPTLDLTLLESLRKKTGFLHAAGAELGFHNFRVLNQRAEDAAEDPALAGRFDRVTFRAVGSTSQCLDLAAPFLKPGGQGVVKKGLDEEQAGVSEDQPFELAETYPIYGYDGKESRLLAFRRI
- a CDS encoding electron transfer flavoprotein subunit alpha/FixB family protein, which codes for MNDGKQIWVWVETLAGQVKPVGLEALHAGKTLAEQLGATATAVLAGGPDATVPEAVTGSGVQQVLLIQHPHLDPHNSLGLVEAFAAQIQSRQPAVVLMGATNHGKELAPALAAKLGVGLATDCIALDVEGDTLKARRPVYAGKAHITFQFGEHRPCLLTLRPNVFRPSQATAAEAAPVETVTAEIPEDGLRLKIKDVVQAAGRKLDISEARIIVSGGMGMQKPENFRLLEELAEVLGAAVGASRPVVDNGWREYSNQVGQTGRTVSPDLYIACGISGAVQHLAGMSSSRCIVAINKDPNAPIFDVADYGIVGNVLDILPVMTAEFKKVLSP
- a CDS encoding OsmC family protein; amino-acid sequence: MAARKSSARWNGSLKEGKGSMKLGSGAYEGPYSFPSRFEEGDGTNPEELIAAAHAGCYSMAFSATLGKSGFTPDSVHTTATVHLEAVEGGFGITKIDLVMEATIPDIDEAKFQEIAEAAKVGCPVSKALAGPAISLQATLKK
- a CDS encoding response regulator; protein product: MISNIICGPKEMVLSAFKDAAPETLGVKSDITPGRWVRSSPAGRFSCDILNKTPGDTPSMTRLASDLRLPRGLQTLRVLFAEDSPEQRLLIKYYMGAFPCMIEFASDGIEVVEKFRRNPFPFIFMDMRMPRMDGLQATRSIRLWEIEQKRCPARIVALTGLCTDVDREQIRQAGCDGILAKPYSKQEFLLKVKEVFQIA
- a CDS encoding saccharopine dehydrogenase family protein encodes the protein MASKIESILVIGLGKVGKLVGLLLHESGFRVTGVDSGGRGDLPFAVHQADATRKQSLSKLLKGQDAVISCLPYHLNIEVAATAHALGIHYFDLTEDVETTAAIRKIAQKGKGVLAPQCGLAPGYISIVGAELAKTFTRLRGIELRVGALPQNPSGLLGYAFNWSPEGVVNEYLNDCEVIQDGVRANVPAMENLETVVIDGVQLEAFSTSGGLGTMCETYEGRVEKLNYKTIRYPGHNKLMRFFFNELYLRHDRKMAGEILVNAKPPVNDDVVFVYAAVEGWRKKKLGRVEFVRSYYPKEVAGHVWRAISWTTAASVCATVELVSQGEVPHKGFLQQETIPLDLFFKTKNGALYNSDPASSRVDFPEI
- a CDS encoding electron transfer flavoprotein subunit beta/FixA family protein encodes the protein MALNILVCVKQVIDTGAAIEIKDGAVQIEGLPRVLNPYDEFAVEEAVRMKEADGESTVTLISMGPEKFKDTLRKGLAMGADKAVHLLDPAFEGLDSLGVAQVLAAGIRTLDYDLILCGRQAVDDDMAQVGPALAVLLGLPFISVITKLNVGGDGKSAEVTRQIEGGSELIETPLPAVLTCQKGLNEPRLPSLKGIMAAKKKEIAVLDAAAIGFDAASQGATANRITQVDLAKPPARKKGVMLEGSAEEISAQLIQILRDEIKVV